One segment of Ignavibacteriales bacterium DNA contains the following:
- a CDS encoding response regulator: MNTPSNILVVDDEKVIIDGVVKICSLENYTIDFASDVTTAIEKISKKYYSIIICDIMMPDGDGFQILNELQKQNIDSALIMMTGYSTVENAVNSLYKGAIDFIPKPFTVDELLSSIYRANKFQQIKKNQVKPNKDNQKVELFYVECPTKYYRLGNSSWLFEERDGSVLIGVCDFFLATIDSVTEIEFLNPEDEIVQGICCLTIKSKDSRVHKIHSPVSGRIIDVNKNLKLISNLIEKDPYFEGWVYRVIPNDLGYEIKNLVPCSSDRM; this comes from the coding sequence ATGAATACACCATCGAATATATTAGTCGTTGATGATGAGAAAGTAATCATAGATGGAGTAGTAAAAATTTGTTCGCTGGAAAATTATACTATCGATTTTGCTTCAGATGTAACAACTGCAATTGAGAAGATTTCAAAAAAATATTACTCAATCATCATCTGCGATATTATGATGCCAGATGGTGACGGCTTCCAGATATTGAACGAACTCCAAAAGCAAAACATCGACAGTGCTTTAATAATGATGACTGGTTATTCAACAGTTGAGAATGCTGTTAATTCACTTTACAAGGGCGCAATAGATTTTATTCCTAAACCGTTTACAGTAGACGAGTTGCTGAGTTCAATCTATCGCGCAAACAAATTTCAACAAATTAAAAAAAACCAAGTAAAACCCAACAAAGATAATCAGAAAGTTGAATTGTTTTACGTCGAATGTCCGACCAAATATTATCGTCTTGGCAATTCAAGCTGGTTGTTCGAAGAAAGAGACGGCTCGGTTTTGATAGGTGTTTGCGATTTTTTTCTCGCAACGATTGATTCAGTAACAGAAATTGAATTTCTTAATCCTGAGGATGAAATAGTACAAGGCATCTGTTGTCTCACGATCAAATCGAAAGATAGCAGAGTGCATAAAATTCATTCTCCTGTTTCAGGCAGAATAATCGATGTAAATAAAAATTTAAAATTGATTTCCAACCTGATTGAAAAAGACCCTTACTTTGAAGGATGGGTATATCGCGTTATACCCAACGATCTTGGTTATGAAATTAAAAATTTAGTACCTTGCAGTTCAGATAGAATGTAG
- a CDS encoding response regulator — protein sequence MALFILAIILFIIADILIRAISKNLHEKKLKKEREIVLHESLRLDFTGEAKTLKRAEVQNPKAKILCVDDEEVILGSFRKILVLDGYSIDTVETGQEALGLIQKHHYDFVFTDLKMPMMDGVEVTKSVKHLRPDIDVIIITGYASVETAVETMKYGAMDYVQKPFTEDELLAFVKKILIKRQDKIQKQLKPNVHITHLPATHDFIKGEFSIPGGVFIAKNHTWFSINQEGIAKIGMDDFAKKLIGKIDSIEFPNLGMNIKAGQPLFTVKQGSRSVTFNSPITGKVSRVNTALLKNLVALEITAYESNWICSLDTDQIDNEIMGMSIGKSAVSLFQNDIEKCKTLLKELIKSEKRESEYTGEGQIYIGQLEELPDANWQKVVAEFFIR from the coding sequence ATGGCATTATTCATACTCGCAATAATTTTATTCATCATAGCAGATATCTTAATTCGGGCGATCAGCAAGAACTTGCATGAAAAGAAGTTGAAAAAAGAACGTGAAATCGTTCTACATGAAAGCCTCAGATTAGATTTTACCGGTGAGGCAAAAACTTTGAAACGAGCTGAAGTGCAAAACCCGAAAGCCAAAATTTTGTGTGTTGACGATGAGGAAGTTATTCTCGGTAGCTTCAGAAAAATTCTTGTGCTCGATGGTTACTCGATAGATACTGTTGAAACCGGACAAGAAGCGCTTGGATTAATACAGAAACATCATTATGATTTTGTATTTACTGATCTTAAAATGCCGATGATGGATGGAGTTGAAGTGACAAAATCAGTAAAACACCTGCGCCCCGATATCGATGTTATCATAATTACCGGATACGCATCTGTGGAAACCGCGGTTGAGACAATGAAATACGGAGCGATGGATTATGTACAAAAGCCGTTCACGGAAGACGAACTCCTGGCATTCGTAAAGAAAATCTTAATCAAAAGACAAGATAAAATTCAAAAACAACTCAAACCAAATGTTCATATCACCCATCTTCCGGCTACGCACGATTTTATTAAAGGTGAGTTTTCAATCCCCGGTGGTGTTTTCATAGCGAAGAATCATACCTGGTTTAGCATTAATCAGGAAGGAATAGCCAAAATCGGTATGGATGATTTTGCAAAAAAACTGATTGGGAAGATAGATTCAATCGAATTTCCGAATCTCGGGATGAATATAAAAGCAGGGCAGCCGCTATTTACTGTAAAACAAGGAAGCAGAAGTGTAACATTTAATTCTCCAATCACGGGGAAAGTATCACGGGTCAATACGGCTTTGCTGAAAAATCTTGTGGCATTAGAGATTACAGCATATGAAAGTAATTGGATCTGCTCTCTTGATACCGATCAGATAGATAACGAAATTATGGGTATGTCGATTGGTAAATCTGCGGTATCACTGTTCCAAAATGATATTGAAAAGTGCAAAACTTTATTGAAAGAATTAATAAAATCTGAAAAACGAGAAAGCGAATATACTGGTGAAGGACAGATTTACATCGGACAACTTGAAGAACTACCAGATGCAAACTGGCAAAAAGTAGTTGCCGAATTTTTTATCAGGTAA
- the nifJ gene encoding pyruvate:ferredoxin (flavodoxin) oxidoreductase produces the protein MKQNRTMVTIDGNEAAAFVAHKTNEVIAIYPITPSSPMGEWSDEWSALGKRNLWGTIPQVIEMQSEGGAAGAVHGALQAGALTTTFTSSQGLLLMIPNMFKIAGELTSTVFHIAARTVATHALSIFGEHSDVMAVRSTGWAMLSSNSLQEIMDFALIAQAATLESRVPFIHFFDGFRSSHEVMKIEELTDDDMRAMLSDELIRAHRARAMSPDKPILRGTAQNPDVYYQARETVNPFYTACPEIVEKAMRKFEQLVGRKYELFQYFGDQDADRVIIMMGSGAEAAHETVEYLNKNGEKIGLLKVRLYRPFSAEHFIKALPKSIKNIAVLDRTKEPGATGEPLYQDVITTMSEAFINNALPFAYPKIIGGRYGLSSKEFTPAMVKAIFDEMKKSQPKNHFNIGINDDVTKTSLDYDPSFTTESDDVVRAIFFGLGADGTVGANKNSIKIIGEDTDFYAQGYFVYDSKKSGSTTTSHLRFGPRPIHSTYLIDKASFIACHQWFFLEKYDVLKSAINGSTFLLNSLYGPNEVWDKLPRHIQKQIIDKKIKLYVIDAYNVGRQTGMGTRINTIMQTCFFAISGVLPKDDAIAAIKHSIEKTYGKKGADIVSQNFEAVDKTLANLFEVKVPDKVTSNIEMPPIVSPQAPDYVKNVLGKIVAGNGDELPVSALPLDGTFPTATAQWEKRNIALEIPVWESEICIQCNKCVMVCPHAAIRAKVYEPKFLDNAPATFKSIDFKGTEYKGMKYTIQIAPEDCTECGLCVDICPAKSKSETKVKAINMKPQPPIRESERLNYDFFLNIPDIDRRTVKVDTIKGSQFLRPLFEYSGACAGCGETPYVKLVTQLFGDRTIIANATGCSSIYGGNLPTTPYCVDHNGRGPTWSNSLFEDNAEFGLGMRLTIDKHTEMAKELVEKLKSQIGESLANELLSADQKDEAGIYSQRERVKILKDKLKTISSPDAKSLISLSDNLVKRSVWIFGGDGWAYDIGYGGLDHVIATGKNVNILVMDTEVYSNTGGQMSKATSRSAIAKFAASGKSTAKKDLGLLAMGYGNVYVAAVAMGANDLQTLRAFIEAEAYDGPSIIIAYSHCIAHGINMARGMQNQKLAVETGYFPLYRYNPMLALEGKNPFKLDSKAPSRKLKEFTDLETRFKMLEKSYPERAKELSVLSQRDVETRWKMYEHLARDKDGSTQK, from the coding sequence ATGAAACAAAATCGAACGATGGTCACAATTGATGGTAATGAAGCGGCCGCATTTGTCGCGCACAAAACAAACGAAGTAATCGCTATATACCCAATCACACCCTCATCACCAATGGGCGAATGGTCCGATGAATGGTCCGCTCTCGGAAAACGAAATTTGTGGGGAACTATACCTCAAGTAATCGAGATGCAAAGCGAAGGTGGGGCTGCCGGCGCCGTTCACGGTGCTCTTCAAGCGGGTGCCCTCACAACTACGTTCACATCGTCACAGGGATTATTATTGATGATTCCGAATATGTTCAAGATTGCCGGCGAGCTAACATCGACAGTGTTTCATATCGCGGCACGAACAGTTGCAACTCACGCACTTTCAATTTTTGGAGAACACAGTGATGTTATGGCTGTGCGATCAACCGGCTGGGCGATGTTATCATCTAATTCACTTCAAGAAATAATGGACTTCGCATTAATCGCCCAGGCAGCAACTCTGGAATCGCGTGTCCCGTTCATTCATTTCTTCGATGGTTTTCGATCCTCACACGAAGTAATGAAGATAGAAGAACTGACCGACGATGATATGCGCGCGATGCTGAGCGACGAACTTATTCGCGCTCATCGTGCAAGAGCTATGTCTCCGGATAAACCTATTTTACGTGGCACCGCTCAAAATCCAGATGTTTATTATCAGGCGAGAGAAACAGTCAATCCATTTTATACTGCTTGCCCCGAAATCGTAGAAAAGGCAATGCGAAAGTTTGAACAATTGGTTGGTCGGAAATATGAATTATTCCAGTACTTCGGTGATCAAGATGCGGATCGGGTTATCATAATGATGGGCTCGGGCGCGGAAGCGGCACACGAAACGGTGGAATATCTTAATAAAAACGGAGAAAAAATAGGACTGCTGAAGGTTCGTTTATATCGACCTTTCTCTGCGGAACATTTCATAAAGGCATTACCGAAATCTATTAAAAACATCGCAGTGTTAGATCGCACAAAAGAACCGGGTGCAACGGGTGAACCGCTTTATCAGGATGTTATAACTACAATGAGCGAGGCGTTCATAAACAACGCTTTACCATTCGCATATCCAAAAATAATCGGCGGCAGATACGGTCTTTCATCCAAAGAATTTACACCTGCAATGGTTAAAGCCATATTCGATGAAATGAAAAAATCACAACCTAAAAATCATTTCAATATCGGAATCAACGATGATGTCACAAAAACAAGTTTAGATTACGACCCTTCATTCACAACCGAATCTGATGATGTGGTAAGGGCGATCTTCTTCGGGCTTGGCGCGGATGGTACAGTTGGCGCCAATAAAAATTCAATTAAAATTATAGGTGAAGATACAGATTTTTATGCACAGGGATATTTCGTATACGATTCGAAAAAATCCGGTTCTACAACAACATCACATTTACGTTTCGGACCGCGTCCGATTCATTCAACATATTTAATCGATAAAGCAAGTTTCATCGCATGCCATCAATGGTTCTTCCTTGAAAAATATGATGTGCTCAAATCAGCTATTAACGGCAGCACATTTCTTTTAAATAGTTTGTACGGACCGAACGAAGTGTGGGATAAACTTCCACGGCACATACAAAAACAAATCATCGATAAAAAAATCAAGCTTTACGTGATAGACGCATACAACGTAGGTCGTCAAACCGGAATGGGAACTCGCATCAACACAATCATGCAAACCTGTTTCTTTGCCATTTCGGGTGTGCTACCCAAAGATGATGCAATAGCGGCAATCAAACATTCGATAGAGAAAACTTATGGTAAAAAAGGAGCTGATATTGTATCTCAGAATTTCGAGGCGGTGGATAAAACACTCGCAAATCTGTTTGAAGTGAAGGTACCGGATAAAGTTACAAGTAATATTGAAATGCCGCCAATCGTTTCACCTCAAGCCCCCGATTACGTTAAAAATGTTCTGGGGAAAATAGTAGCAGGAAACGGTGATGAACTCCCGGTCAGCGCGTTGCCGTTGGACGGAACTTTCCCCACGGCTACGGCTCAATGGGAAAAGAGAAATATCGCGCTGGAAATTCCGGTTTGGGAATCGGAGATTTGCATCCAGTGCAACAAATGCGTAATGGTATGTCCGCACGCGGCTATCCGCGCAAAAGTTTATGAACCAAAATTCCTCGATAATGCTCCTGCCACTTTCAAGTCGATTGATTTTAAAGGTACAGAATACAAGGGAATGAAGTATACAATACAAATAGCCCCGGAAGATTGCACAGAATGTGGTCTTTGCGTAGATATTTGCCCAGCAAAGAGCAAATCGGAAACAAAGGTAAAAGCGATTAACATGAAACCGCAACCGCCTATCCGTGAATCCGAGAGGTTAAACTACGATTTCTTTTTGAATATTCCTGATATAGACCGAAGAACTGTTAAGGTGGATACGATAAAAGGTTCACAATTTTTAAGACCGTTATTTGAATATTCAGGCGCGTGTGCCGGGTGCGGAGAAACACCATACGTAAAATTAGTGACGCAATTATTTGGCGACAGAACCATCATAGCAAACGCGACCGGTTGTTCTTCGATCTACGGCGGTAATTTACCAACCACTCCATACTGTGTCGATCATAACGGTCGTGGACCGACCTGGTCAAATTCACTTTTCGAAGATAATGCGGAGTTTGGTCTTGGAATGCGTCTGACTATTGATAAACATACCGAGATGGCAAAAGAATTAGTTGAGAAATTAAAATCCCAGATCGGTGAATCGCTTGCAAACGAATTATTAAGTGCCGACCAAAAAGATGAAGCAGGCATTTATTCGCAGCGTGAAAGAGTGAAGATTCTTAAAGATAAATTAAAGACCATCTCTTCACCCGACGCGAAAAGCTTGATAAGTCTTAGTGATAATCTTGTAAAACGCAGCGTGTGGATATTTGGGGGTGATGGTTGGGCTTATGATATCGGGTACGGTGGATTAGATCATGTAATTGCCACAGGCAAAAATGTAAACATTCTTGTCATGGATACCGAAGTGTATTCAAACACCGGCGGGCAAATGTCGAAAGCAACATCACGCTCGGCGATCGCAAAATTTGCGGCAAGCGGCAAATCGACTGCGAAAAAAGATTTAGGATTATTAGCTATGGGATACGGTAATGTGTATGTGGCAGCTGTTGCCATGGGCGCTAATGATTTACAAACTCTTCGAGCTTTCATCGAGGCAGAAGCATACGACGGACCATCAATCATCATAGCATATAGTCATTGCATCGCGCATGGTATTAACATGGCTCGTGGAATGCAGAACCAAAAACTTGCGGTAGAAACCGGTTATTTCCCGCTTTACCGGTATAATCCGATGTTGGCCCTTGAAGGAAAAAATCCATTCAAACTCGATTCTAAAGCTCCCAGCCGAAAGTTGAAAGAATTTACAGATCTGGAAACTCGATTTAAAATGCTCGAAAAAAGTTACCCCGAGAGGGCGAAAGAATTAAGCGTTCTCTCTCAACGCGATGTCGAAACTCGCTGGAAAATGTATGAACACCTCGCGCGTGACAAAGATGGTTCTACTCAAAAATAA
- a CDS encoding dihydroorotate dehydrogenase-like protein, translating to MDLTTKYLGIKLKNPIVPSASPLSYSLDSMKQLEDAGASAIVMYSLFEEQIAHERSELLHYLSHGTDSYAEALSYFPEVQHYNSGPDEYLNNIRNAKKSLDIPIIGSLNGVSVGGWIEYAKKIQDAGADALELNIYYIPTNPDVSSSELENKYLEVAKTVKKSVTIPVAVKLSAFFTTMANMARKFDDIGIDGLVLFNRFYQPDIDLESLEIEPNIILSTPQALRLPMRWIAILHGRIRANLAASSGIHTSDDVLKMLMAGADVTMMCSSLLKHGPEHIKKTLSEVEKWMSEHEYVSVQQLKGSMSQKSVADPAAFERANYMKSLHSYK from the coding sequence ATGGATTTGACGACCAAATACTTAGGAATAAAATTAAAAAACCCGATAGTTCCATCGGCATCACCGCTATCCTATTCACTTGACAGCATGAAACAACTCGAAGACGCAGGCGCTTCGGCAATAGTGATGTACTCACTTTTTGAAGAACAAATTGCTCACGAGCGATCTGAACTTCTACATTATTTATCGCATGGCACCGATAGTTATGCGGAAGCTTTGTCTTACTTTCCGGAGGTTCAGCATTACAACAGCGGACCTGATGAATATCTTAATAACATCCGAAACGCAAAAAAATCTCTCGATATTCCTATCATCGGCAGTTTAAACGGGGTATCGGTTGGTGGTTGGATCGAGTACGCAAAAAAAATTCAGGATGCCGGTGCCGATGCGTTAGAACTGAACATCTATTACATCCCAACGAATCCGGATGTCTCCTCATCAGAACTCGAGAATAAATATTTAGAAGTAGCCAAGACGGTAAAGAAAAGTGTTACAATCCCGGTGGCAGTAAAATTAAGTGCTTTCTTTACGACTATGGCAAATATGGCTCGGAAATTTGACGATATCGGAATCGACGGTTTGGTTCTCTTCAATCGTTTTTATCAACCCGATATTGACCTTGAGTCGCTGGAGATAGAACCGAATATTATCTTAAGTACTCCGCAAGCATTGCGATTGCCGATGCGTTGGATTGCAATATTGCACGGAAGAATTAGGGCTAACCTCGCTGCATCAAGCGGAATTCATACGAGTGATGATGTATTGAAGATGTTGATGGCCGGAGCCGATGTCACGATGATGTGTTCTTCACTTCTTAAACACGGACCGGAACATATCAAGAAAACTCTTTCAGAAGTCGAGAAATGGATGAGTGAACATGAGTATGTTTCTGTTCAACAACTAAAAGGAAGCATGAGTCAAAAATCTGTTGCTGATCCTGCTGCTTTTGAGAGAGCTAATTATATGAAATCTCTGCATAGTTATAAATAG
- a CDS encoding Rrf2 family transcriptional regulator, whose product MSIIFSRQCEYALQAVLFLALKPQKELTSIRELTKRIDIPYHFVAKILQDLTRKGLLVSHKGPAGGFGLALPAKNITILQIVEAIDGLSFMNNCVFGFPDCSHNDRCAVHDHWEKIREQIHDMLASKNILELTEINKKPQYNLIA is encoded by the coding sequence ATGAGCATTATATTTAGCAGACAGTGTGAATATGCGCTTCAAGCCGTCCTATTTCTGGCATTGAAACCACAAAAAGAATTGACTTCAATCAGGGAGTTAACCAAGCGAATCGATATACCGTACCATTTCGTTGCGAAAATTCTCCAGGACCTTACCCGTAAAGGATTATTAGTTTCGCATAAGGGTCCTGCCGGTGGATTTGGTTTAGCCCTCCCCGCAAAAAATATTACCATACTCCAGATCGTTGAAGCCATCGATGGACTTTCATTCATGAATAATTGTGTGTTTGGATTTCCTGATTGTAGTCATAACGATCGCTGTGCGGTGCATGATCATTGGGAAAAAATCCGTGAACAAATTCACGATATGCTCGCCTCAAAAAATATTCTTGAGTTGACTGAAATTAATAAAAAACCGCAATACAATTTGATTGCATAA
- a CDS encoding 4Fe-4S binding protein: MELQRTNTNGSDGSSAENLIHTNLLRIKNIPPELRKTKYDFKNDKSFITRIIQRLKTDSQFLRSVIQIIFLLLCIWIGIEFYLFMKWGSSGGQSLFHERPPGVEGFLPISALMSLKYWLQTGIINNIHPSGLFIFIAIIAGGLLLKKSFCGWLCPVGTISESLWMLGRKIFGKNLNLNRWLDYPLRSIKYFLLFFFVYSIWQMDTSSLFEFINSPYNKVADIKMFLFFSNITSFALWTIIILMMFSLFIQNFWCRYLCPYGALLGAISWLSPTKITRNKTTCIDCELCTKACPSNIKVHKVKKVWSDECMNCLACVQACPVKNTLDIRTPITKTRVPNLIFGILIIGVFIAITGLAMITDHWHNQISKDEYLKRFKELETPLYQHNQGQVPKYGPND, translated from the coding sequence ATGGAACTTCAAAGAACAAATACAAACGGCTCTGATGGATCGTCTGCAGAGAATCTTATACACACTAATTTATTACGTATAAAAAATATTCCACCAGAGTTGAGAAAAACAAAATACGATTTTAAGAATGACAAATCCTTTATTACAAGAATCATTCAGCGGTTAAAAACTGATTCACAATTCCTAAGATCCGTAATCCAAATAATATTTCTTCTCCTCTGCATTTGGATCGGAATTGAATTTTACCTCTTCATGAAATGGGGATCAAGCGGCGGTCAATCGTTATTTCATGAACGTCCGCCGGGAGTTGAGGGATTTTTACCGATCAGTGCTCTGATGAGCTTGAAATACTGGCTTCAAACCGGGATAATCAATAATATCCATCCTTCTGGATTATTCATATTCATCGCAATTATCGCCGGCGGTTTATTGCTTAAAAAAAGTTTTTGCGGTTGGCTTTGTCCTGTTGGAACGATAAGCGAAAGCTTATGGATGCTGGGAAGAAAAATATTCGGAAAAAATTTAAACTTGAATCGCTGGCTCGATTATCCATTGCGTTCAATAAAATATTTCCTTCTCTTCTTCTTCGTATACTCGATCTGGCAAATGGATACATCTTCGCTATTCGAATTTATCAATAGCCCATACAATAAAGTTGCCGACATCAAAATGTTTCTATTTTTTTCTAACATCACATCGTTCGCGCTCTGGACAATTATAATATTAATGATGTTTTCTCTTTTCATCCAAAATTTCTGGTGCCGTTATTTATGTCCATACGGTGCATTGCTTGGCGCCATAAGCTGGTTGAGTCCGACAAAGATAACCCGAAACAAAACTACTTGTATCGATTGTGAGCTTTGCACCAAAGCATGTCCATCTAACATAAAAGTGCATAAAGTCAAAAAGGTTTGGAGTGATGAGTGTATGAATTGTCTCGCCTGTGTTCAGGCTTGCCCGGTTAAAAACACACTTGATATCCGCACGCCGATTACTAAAACACGTGTCCCGAATTTAATTTTCGGGATCCTGATTATCGGCGTTTTTATCGCAATCACCGGACTTGCAATGATTACCGATCACTGGCATAATCAAATTTCGAAGGATGAATATCTAAAAAGATTTAAAGAACTCGAAACTCCACTTTATCAACACAATCAAGGTCAAGTGCCTAAGTACGGACCAAATGATTGA
- a CDS encoding 4Fe-4S binding protein, whose product MVKRKIIKIDETLCDGCGECITSCPEGALQIIDGKARVVKESFCDGFGACIGECPVGALSIIEAETDEYDENGVIDHIKKHSPEKLDKHIEHLSLHRDKLHSANSNHQHHHSGCPSSRTMVFEKPGNTQPSNNVESQLRQWPIQLHLVSPNATYFRNADIAFVADCIPFAYGNFHNDYLVKYPIAIGCPKLDDTRLYFEKIKQIIEQSNPRSIKILIMEVPCCSGLLQTTKQAILAARADIPVEVTVIGINGKILGSREFDVY is encoded by the coding sequence ATGGTAAAACGAAAAATAATAAAAATTGATGAAACATTGTGCGACGGATGCGGTGAATGTATCACCTCTTGCCCGGAGGGAGCATTACAAATTATTGATGGCAAAGCAAGGGTTGTGAAAGAAAGCTTTTGCGATGGATTCGGTGCCTGCATAGGTGAATGTCCGGTTGGCGCATTATCAATTATAGAAGCCGAAACAGATGAATATGACGAAAACGGGGTAATTGATCATATCAAGAAACATTCACCCGAAAAATTAGACAAGCACATTGAGCATCTTAGTTTACATCGCGATAAATTGCATTCAGCAAACTCTAACCATCAACATCATCATTCCGGCTGTCCGTCAAGTCGAACTATGGTATTTGAGAAACCAGGCAACACACAACCGAGCAACAACGTTGAATCTCAACTTCGGCAGTGGCCCATACAACTTCATCTGGTTTCACCGAATGCCACATACTTCAGAAATGCAGACATCGCATTTGTAGCCGATTGTATACCGTTTGCTTACGGAAACTTCCACAATGATTATCTTGTAAAATATCCGATAGCGATTGGATGCCCTAAACTTGACGATACTCGTTTGTATTTCGAAAAAATAAAACAGATAATAGAACAATCGAATCCTCGTAGTATCAAGATTTTAATAATGGAAGTTCCCTGTTGCTCGGGATTGTTGCAAACGACAAAGCAGGCGATTCTCGCCGCCCGGGCTGATATTCCTGTAGAAGTTACTGTAATTGGAATCAACGGAAAGATTCTTGGATCTCGCGAGTTTGATGTATATTGA
- a CDS encoding class I SAM-dependent methyltransferase, with product MKTIEQFYDNLAPSYDGMTSFDERFRKEKKHFKSIIRKYKISSALDAGAGTGFHALLLSSLGVEVTAIDLSSKMLMQARKHSREMNLKIKTVQTDFLSVPKLIEDKFDAVFCLGNSLPHLPPKLLLKAFKTFYKMLHPHGIIVTQTLNYNRILHKGENIQNIRHSDKLTTIRYYDFYKKIFRFNVLTIQHPINRPSSHIFQSIIHYPIYHESIKDLVTEAGYTKLQTYGGIDLTEYRAENSRDIVLIAEKS from the coding sequence ATGAAAACGATTGAACAATTTTACGATAATTTAGCACCTTCGTACGATGGAATGACATCGTTTGATGAGCGTTTTAGAAAAGAGAAAAAACATTTTAAATCGATTATTCGAAAATATAAAATCTCATCCGCGCTCGATGCAGGTGCAGGCACGGGGTTCCATGCATTGTTGCTCTCGTCACTCGGTGTCGAGGTCACGGCGATCGATTTATCCTCGAAGATGCTCATGCAAGCCAGGAAACACTCGCGCGAAATGAATCTTAAGATTAAAACCGTTCAAACCGATTTTCTTTCTGTTCCTAAATTAATCGAGGATAAATTTGATGCGGTTTTCTGCTTAGGTAACTCATTACCTCACCTCCCGCCTAAGTTGCTCCTTAAAGCATTTAAAACGTTTTACAAAATGTTGCATCCCCATGGTATAATAGTTACTCAGACACTGAATTACAATCGGATATTGCATAAAGGTGAAAACATACAGAATATCAGGCATTCCGATAAACTCACCACTATCCGTTATTACGATTTTTATAAAAAAATATTCCGTTTTAATGTATTAACAATTCAACATCCAATTAATAGGCCATCATCGCACATATTTCAATCAATTATTCATTATCCTATTTATCATGAGAGTATTAAGGATCTCGTAACCGAAGCCGGCTACACGAAACTGCAAACTTATGGTGGAATCGATCTGACGGAATATCGCGCTGAGAATTCGCGGGATATCGTATTAATCGCAGAAAAATCTTAA